TAATGTCTTACTGTACAAAAACTAATGCTagtaagtggtagtggtgttattttttcattcatctgtgGCAAACCATAAAGAGAAACTGCAGCATCCCAGGCACAACTAGGTAGCACATCACACATTGCTctattgagaagaaaaagacagatcTTGCACTTGATAGCTTACCTGTAAAACTTTATCTTAACAACATCAGATGGAAGAAGTTCAGTTTCAATAATGTCCAATTCCATGTAGCGTGTCCGTAGACTGATGATTTTGTCCAGAGTGTAGATGATCCCTGGACCCACAAAGAATATCCAGAACCTGTCGAAAGAGGTACAGAATTAGACTGTGTATCATTCATTATGGAACTGAAAACTgtgaataaaaattaaaacaccTCACATACCAGGGATGGATTAAAATTTACTGGAAAAGAATTTGAAATTGTAAAATATCAAATTACacaataatcttttttttttttttcattgacttTCAAAAGGAATGTACAGTAGAGAGTAAGATTTGACTGGAGTCTGCAAGAATGATGTGTACAGTTAGAATAAAGTAATAACCAGAACATGATCTCACTACACTAGGATACAagacttataataataatgatgtgtaAATGAGATAtataaatgataacaataataaatgtttAAAAGTTAAAATTATGTTGCTTCTTTAGCATCCACTTTGCTAAGgctaagaaataaatgatggaGTACACCTGACTGCTATACAAATACCTTCTTCATTGCATCAAGCAATACTGCAGTAAGAGATGACTCTGCAAAGAGCAATTCAATGAGGACTCACCTGGGTGCTCCTGTGAGGCGTGCCAGACCGTGCAACAGGGACAGGATGTACAGAAGGATGTAAAGTTGATGAGTAGACCAGAAGAACTTGTATGCCTTGCGACGTATGACTGGGTGagcgaagatgaagatgatgcaCATGATGATGAAGAGCGCTACACCTGTAAGACCTGAAACAAAATACATGGACTGTTTTTAGGAGTAACGATGCCAAATGAAGACTAGAGGTGGTGACACAAGTGGTTTTTATTAAAGGTATATGTTCAAATTAAATTATCTGTGGGACaataaactttttattttacaggtacagtggagactcatactcgaacttaattcattccaaatggctgtttgagtaccagaaagttcaactattgatacctataaatcactgtaattcgttctaatcttagcaaaacctcaagtttatagaAATTTCaatgtcattatttttgtaattttgatttgtacatgctgtaagtgaaggctggtgatggataatgtagaagaggaggggagatgggtggggaggaggagggaggttgtcGGAAGATGTCTCCATCCATGAAAATGACAtaacgcagaagaatgttgtttttatcaagactacagcaggactagggatgcgcaTCGGTATTTGGTATACCGGAAtaccaacaattttttttttacataatacgGTATCAGAACGGGACAATGGcggtgatggggagggagatGCTAGAGCTTTGTTGACAACAATGTGTGTGGCTAttcgattaccagatattttcaccactaataagcctttggtgttaatgtaagtttctaaattaaAAACTAGACAGAATGCacgagaatgttattctgaagaccacagcagcacaactggcagaggggaaaagggagaggctaaggagcctttgtttacaaccacgtgtgtAAACGTtcaactatcaggtatttttttgagtattaaatcaaacttttacgttcaagtattgaaaaaCCTCAACTGTTAAGTCTCCACTCTAGTTAAGGACTTGCCTGTTAGTGTTTGGAAGAGCCAATAACCCACAGTTGGTTTCTGGTCAGAGGCGAAAGCAATCTCTTGAGTGAGACATCGGAGATTTTCTACTGGCTGAGTTGACACATGGTAAAAGTTGACAAGATGACCACAGGAATGGAGAACACTGAAGAACAATGCTGTACAAGCAACAATTTTGTGGAACTGTGGATAgagaattaaaaataaattgataaattgtTTCTGATAATATAATTCCTAATAAAGGATTATGGGGAGTTCACTAAGGATTTATTAAGTCCATAGCTGAACGACACATTGTTGTTTGACTTCTTTTCCAAGTGAAATGGAAATATTTTTAGGTGCTAGGACATTTCAGATCATGCATAGTGTACAGGTAATCAGTGGCCAAGAGTGAAAAATTACTTTCCTGACCTACTTATCTTTTTgcaaatgaaaaattataacTATTTGTTGGACATACTAATTGTAATAGTTTCTTTTAATATGTTTTGTTAAAAAATGTCCATTATGCTACAGTCTGAAGTTACAGTATCTGTACTGAATTATACCTAATCAATTAAGGAGTTACAATAATCCTTACATGTAACTAAAATGTTGAAACACTGTGGTAGATTGCATAGAAGCTGCTACTTTTGCTTAATTTTAAACACACTTGTAAACCATACATAGTTTTTCATAATTTAAGATTCTGGTGCCAATGCAGATACAATTTTAAACCATGGTATACTAAAGacttgaagaaaatgggaatgaaaTCCTAAGTTTTCAAACTTACAGGAATATGGGAATCAAGGGGAATATATTGCTGGAAACTGAAGTCTTTTAGTTTGGTGAGGAGATTTCTAGACATGGTGAGAAGCAGAAGGGAGTAGCAGAAGGAGAGTGAAGCAGCTGCTCCTCTGGTGATGGCAATGCCCACTCCCATGATGTGCCGCAGATCTGTGTGCTCAGCCATGAAGGAGTAATCTGGGAAGCACCAAATGGAACACATAAATTAAAGCTTAAGAAAGAACCAATCTAAAGCCATAAAATCACCTTTGGTCTGACAGTATTCAGCACACACAAGTTGctcttttaaaaaaaaaatttttatgcTAATAATTTTAGTAGAAGACCAATGTTTCATCATTTGCAACTTGTTATAATAAGCTGGAATTTGCTTTGCTTCCTTAGACACTTACGAATGAAACGCTCGCAGAACAGTGCAATAGTAATAACGTAGAACACAAACAGGTAGAACACATTCTGCCTGTTCTCTTCCAGAAAAGTTGCAATAGAATCATATTTCTTCAGCATCCAGTGACGATTTCTCTCCCTGATCTCAGAAATGTGGAAGCTGGTCATTCTGAAGAAAAGAACCAAGAGTAGATTAAATATGTTTTTGTAGAGCAGGAAGGGACAACCAGCAGCTCACAAAGATTAAATAATTATAGTATACATGCAGCAATTAACTGCCAGCtcacaaagaataaataatcaTAGTACACTTTCAATGCAGTGCATCAAACTGTGTTGTTACTCCATGGGTTGTAACCTGCACCTCAAACAGTAAAACAACTCTAAATTTACacctgattatatatatatatatatatatatatatatatatatatatatatatatatatatatatatatatatatatatatatatatacatgagtATTATTAAATAGATATACATAAATTATAAAGCAGACTAAATAATGGTAACCTGGAGAAAATGCAGTGCAGTCTCTTATTAAGGTTTCCTTTacccaaaatgtttttttttttttttctctcttttcaagataattttttttctcttttcaagcTAATATTTTACTTACCTGGCAACATTGGTGGAGGTATCCAAAAAGTTCTGCTTGGCACCTTTACAGTCCAGGCCGATAGCAATGAAGTCCCCCTTGTACTCACGCATCATCAGTTTGAAGTCATCATAAGTAAGTGAATCTTTGTGGTCAATGCCTGATGAACTGAACATCCCATCAATCAGATCCTCAACCTGTCAAACATGAACAGATAAGTACCAGTAAATTATAGAACACATTGtattaacagtaaaaaaaaatgctacaacTAGTATTCACCCTCATTAAGGTACTCACCTCCTGGTTGCTGACAGTGTTGGTCTTGGCAATTTCAACAAGGGAGCGTAGCATTTCAGAAAGCTCAGTCTTATCAATGACACCATTACGATCATTATCACACATGTCAAAGATGATGCGCAGCTTGTCATCAGTGGTTCCCTTGCTGAACAGCACAACTGTGTCTAGGAACTCTTGGAAGGAGATGCACCCGTCACTGTCTTTGTCCACAATATTAAACATCCGCCGCACAAAAATGTCATCTCCCTTCATACCAAGAGCTCGGGCAAACTCCTTCTTTGTGAGAGCTGTtctcattaccatcactacatCACTGGTAGCTTCCtctagttttctcttttctccaggTTTGAGGCCAAAGGTGAGTTCATACGCCTCCCTGAAGAAGTGCTCCAGACGCTTTTGTCGTCGCTCCTTTGTTTCGGCATTGGCTAACATTTGCTCCTTGTATGTGTGGACTTTCTCTACAACCTTGCGGTGGGAATTCATGAATTGCTCCACCTTGTTGATAAACTTGCGCCGAGCAGCATCCGTGTCAAACTCTAACACTAAGTCGTGATCCTTTGGTGGTCGCAACAACACCATGGGTTTCCTTCGAGCGTCCTGAGTAATTTCCACCACAAGATTGTCTACATCACCGACATACAGAGTTCGCAGCTTTTCTCCTTTGCGATTCACTGTGGAAATCTCTTGTTTTGGCCCAAACTTGACTTTCACGATCCTCTTGTGATTCTGGATGGGAAGAACTTAaatgattaaaagaaatgaaagacattAAACATGCTTGATTTAAAGGTATCAAAAGCTACAAATTTAAATAGATTAAACAATAATCTCTAAGTAGCCCATGTGTAAAACAAAACATATCCACTTGatagtatatatataagagTATAGGAATCAGGAGGATGAGTGATGCATATAGTATTCAAGTACAGTTAAGGCTTCAATTTATGCAGCTATTTATGAGCAACTCAAGTCTCTTTTGTGTTGATAAGTTACTGCTTCCcatatgttatattttctttccctcattcctgCTAATGTAGTTATGCCAGTCCTATAAACCTGTAGCATGACACCATCTTGCTCACCTGGTGTAACCACTCCTTGACCATCATCTTGTCAACACTGCGACCGTTGTTATTCTCCTCCTGTTTAGTCTTGAAGTGACGGCGACGTGAATTTTGGAACTTTACCGTGGCATACCCAGCTCCGGCACACACCAGCGGCACAGCGGCAAGCAGGATGCAGGAGTAGATGTAAGTCACCTCAGATCCCTGCAATGAGCCACAACATGATGATATTGCTTCTAGGTAGTACTACTGTATACATgatatttatgtaagagggacattGGCTATGGaaaataaggtgaaaaaaaaggccaaatGAGTGTATTAGTCTCAGAAGAAAGGCCAAGTGAATCACTCAGAATCAGAAGGTATTCAGTATTCATCAATTCTAGCTGAACACATATCAGTGAAATGCATATTTGGTAGAAAAGATGGTGGTGTACTGAGACTCTGTATAAAGGAAGATACTGTACCTGGAAGTAATCGTAGCCTTGGAGATACTGGCATGGGTCCATGTCCCCGGCACTGAGCTGCTTGGGCTGCCTACATGGATCTTCCTCGGTGTGGAAGAACACGTTACGCTGGATTTCATCAGGATCCACAAATGAAGCATTGACGATGATGTCCCACAACTTGACATTTCggatctcctccacctcctcttctgtgAATATCCTGTCAGAAGAATGGAATGGTCAGCCTTACCAAAAACTAAAGATTTTATAAAAAGCTCAGGACAGTTATTAAAAATCCTAtgtaattacaaaaaaaaaagtttactttGTTGCAACCAATATAAATTCATGTACCCAAGTGTTTAATACAGGTGGCTAGGTGACAATACAGAATATGCTATTCAATTCAACATTGTAACAACCAGTAGCTCTATCTCCTCAAAAAGCCTTCACCAGTGTTTGTGGTACACAGTAATGGGACTCACATGTTGTCAGTGTTCTCAAACCAGAACCTGTCTGCATCACGTAGGCGAGTGAACTGCTCCCTGATGATGGCAGTGAAGAGTGGTCCTGGTCCCTCGTGTGTCTCCAGCATACCGCCAACGTATCTGCAACACCATAGTGCACTTTACAGCCCGCAACCAAAACGACTTTGTAACACTAAGCTGCTGTAAAAAATTTCATCTTCATGTCATAATTTCAGGTCTAAAACAGAACACAAcattcttccaagctttatcacTACATAAACAACTGCTCAGATTTCTACTTTGCATTTTAAAAGCAAGATATTGTCCACATCTGGTAAATTTTAATACAAGTAACCCTATAAAATTTCCGTTAGTCATTGAACTTATTGAGCTTTCCCTGAAGATATTTTTGTGCTCACTCAATTTCAGTTGAAGTGAGACTAATACTTAGCTTAAGTTCAGGACTTCAGCCGGCTGGTGGGTAACCTGTTTGATGTTACCCTGAATGAATTGagtcacaaacacaaaaatcatAATTCCATTATTGACAACTAAAAATAATTTCAACTCAGTTTAAACgattaaaaaaggcctttgtgCGTCGGAGGGAAACAGTTCCACGTATACatgggaaaagaaagtaatgtcAGCTGCAGGTCATTCGCTCCTCGGCTTTTTGAAGCTCCGATCCGAATTTGAGACGAGTCGATACATCCAACGAATGTACTTCTCAGTATTACTATGGTCTTCCACCAAATTTACTTAGTATTGCTTCCTTTACCCGTTTCTCCTAgctaggaaaatgaaaatgcatGGTCCCAATACTATTCAAGGAATAGGCTACTTGTGTTAAGATTTCTTAATTGGTGACTGCATGCATATTAATTCTCAACCATTAATGGTTGACTCGTACATCTGAATACCTTGTAAATGATTAGTGACTACTTCAAATCCCAAGTTTAATGATAAACACTAGCTAAGAGCAGTATCGcaacaacacaaatacacacacttacaggTCCACGTTCATAAGGTTGCCGCCATAGAGATCCTTCACTTGGTTCACTAGGTTGGGCTGTGCAGCATATAATTCTGGATTGATCTCCTCCCAGGAAGTAACGGGGTCCAGCTGGAAGCACTTTCTCACTGTGTTGTAGTCTGGTAGGCCGCTGTCACGCCCACGCATGATGTTAAGAGCACCTGCAGGTTAACCAGTACA
Above is a genomic segment from Portunus trituberculatus isolate SZX2019 chromosome 40, ASM1759143v1, whole genome shotgun sequence containing:
- the LOC123516038 gene encoding dual oxidase-like, which gives rise to MYDIRWIIIGVHLLCGCNVLGDEDASDSYIERQQYNGWYNNLAHPSWGSAESRLTRKTPASYADGVYMMAGQDRPSPRKLSETLMKGQDGLSSIQNRTAMLAFFGQVVSSEILQASEAGCPIELHKIPIERCDEMFDKQCLGNKFMPFHRAGYDYSTGQSPNSPREQLNYVTSWLDASFVYSISEARINMLRSFQNGTFRTDPDNPLLPPRNTQRVPMFNNPTPHVLKILNPERVYLLSDQRTNQNPALLAFGILFFRWHNVLAKRIQEKHPDWADEEVFQRTRRLVTAHLQNIIMYEFLPAFVGEEVTTPYRYRPDIHPGISHVFQSAAFRFGHTLVPPGLYRRGPGPECNFLKTQSGNPALRLCSTWWDANDFMAEDTLEELFRGMSSQLAEREDVILCNDVRNKLFGPLEFSRRDLGALNIMRGRDSGLPDYNTVRKCFQLDPVTSWEEINPELYAAQPNLVNQVKDLYGGNLMNVDLYVGGMLETHEGPGPLFTAIIREQFTRLRDADRFWFENTDNMIFTEEEVEEIRNVKLWDIIVNASFVDPDEIQRNVFFHTEEDPCRQPKQLSAGDMDPCQYLQGYDYFQGSEVTYIYSCILLAAVPLVCAGAGYATVKFQNSRRRHFKTKQEENNNGRSVDKMMVKEWLHQNHKRIVKVKFGPKQEISTVNRKGEKLRTLYVGDVDNLVVEITQDARRKPMVLLRPPKDHDLVLEFDTDAARRKFINKVEQFMNSHRKVVEKVHTYKEQMLANAETKERRQKRLEHFFREAYELTFGLKPGEKRKLEEATSDVVMVMRTALTKKEFARALGMKGDDIFVRRMFNIVDKDSDGCISFQEFLDTVVLFSKGTTDDKLRIIFDMCDNDRNGVIDKTELSEMLRSLVEIAKTNTVSNQEVEDLIDGMFSSSGIDHKDSLTYDDFKLMMREYKGDFIAIGLDCKGAKQNFLDTSTNVARMTSFHISEIRERNRHWMLKKYDSIATFLEENRQNVFYLFVFYVITIALFCERFIHYSFMAEHTDLRHIMGVGIAITRGAAASLSFCYSLLLLTMSRNLLTKLKDFSFQQYIPLDSHIPFHKIVACTALFFSVLHSCGHLVNFYHVSTQPVENLRCLTQEIAFASDQKPTVGYWLFQTLTGLTGVALFIIMCIIFIFAHPVIRRKAYKFFWSTHQLYILLYILSLLHGLARLTGAPRFWIFFVGPGIIYTLDKIISLRTRYMELDIIETELLPSDVVKIKFYRPPNFKYLSGQWVRLSCTAFRQSEYHSFTLTSAPHENFLSCHIKAQGPWTWKLRKFFDPHNYVHDEENPPKIRLEGPFGGGNQDWYKFEVAVMVGGGIGVTPYASILNDLVFGTSTNRYSGVACKKVYFLWICPTHRQFEWFIDVLRDVERKDVTNVLEMHIFITQFFHKFDLRTTMLYICENHFQRLSKRSMFTGLKAINHFGRPDMTSFLKFVQKKHSYVSKIGVFSCGPNPLTRSISTACEQVNRGRRLPYFIHHFENFG